In the Zingiber officinale cultivar Zhangliang chromosome 5A, Zo_v1.1, whole genome shotgun sequence genome, TAACTCAATcattctattcttgatatctagattgatcaataaagcatatatcgtgtcatcctcttatcaacctttgtgtttcttgatctctaagtaaacatactcaatcaaataagctcaatatcacatattgactcatttgagcatggtcatatattcttgtatcctactaatcaaggggcacacacatatcacttccgtcatatggaagggatagatctcatctacatcacccacatccctctgcataacttattacatacccagtaatcaatTTTATAGTTCACCTTGTTACAAGTGATGTTTGCTTATACCAAagtgcataactccttatgtagggaaccgtaatgacttcaagtctaaggactattcataccaataatcacatgagaatatttatgacactcatataacgatccatgaaacattcacATGGCAGGTCAAttcaatatatatattctaatatatAATCATGTATCAATgtgatatctcatatctatgacttgtgggattaagtcatcaattgacctacatgctagtctcaatgcactAAGATTGCCCTTgaatattaatgtttgactaagaatagttaatactagtatatatatatatatatatacaagatccgactatcaattcaaccaattgatatgttgtagactaaAACCTACtatcctaggacattattatacttattcattcagcactgaactgaaataaatataacaatcaactttgtcttttattaataagtgaAATATAATACAAAATTACTCTTTTTAATCATcatataattggtactagggctaatactaacaatcttctCTTAGCAACCATACACTTTTAGGACATCCAAACATTGCTTCATCAAATTCTATATGTATGCTCTCATCTTCCAGCATTAATCTGACAACATACAAATATACATACTTACATGCCATCAACAATATTTTttcaatttccttgtacttatccTGATGACCATGAACATCAGAAAGACCAAATGATTGAGATTACACATTCTTctacaatattttaaaatattcatatgaGTATTCAAATAATTTCGAATACCaactttttatgaaaattgaaagtaccttcttcttcttcatctctggaGTTACATGCATACTCTGATGCTGATTGGGTTGATGATTATATAGATTGTAAATCAACCTCTGGCTTCTATATTCTTTTTtatgattccctcatttcttggaagagtaaagaaTAAGATATTATTTCTAATCTTCCACATAAGCTTAATACTGTGTCATAatctcaactacttgtgagatagtttcgTTGCATTGGTTGCTTACAGATGTGAGTGTCTCTCTTCATTaacctactccgttatattgtgataatcagaatGTTATTCAAATTAcgcaaaattcaatttttatgagcGGACgaaaatattgaaattgattatTACATTACTCGTATCATCTTTAGATTGACACCATCAcattatcttttgtttttttaaatctacatattgctgatatgtttaccaaggcaCATTCGACTTTACATTCTCATTTTTTGTCTGACAAACTCTTAATACTTCTAGTTATagtatcatgagtttaaaaggatattagattatatatatttatttattgagaattttttttcgataatttaatttttttctctatttaggatttaaaattttttaacttttatATATAGCCTCGGGATATTGAAGAGTATCTGTAAACTGTTTATTTTAACAACGTAAATcgataataaataaatatcaaaacttaaaacAACGTCGATTTACAATGGTCCGCCAGCTACATATAACCTATAGACAGACACGTCATATAGACAGACATATAGACAGACACAACACAGGCTATTTTAGAGGTCCCAGGTCACCTCGCCGCACACAGCCCATGACCTCGCGGCGAGGTCGCAACGTCGCACATTGCCGATGACCTTACTGTGGTGATCACGCCTCACCAGCGAACTTGCGGTTGGCAAGGCCACGATCGATTTGCAGCCCCATCATTGAGATATTGTGGCAACGAAGTCGAGATTTTCAGATGAAGACGCGATGAGTGATGGAAAATTGGTCCCGTCTGATTTTGACCGATAAGAAAACAAGTTAAATTTGATCAACGGATGACTTTAAAATCCGGCTAtccgtattttttttttcaaagtaaaGTGCATCggattatatataatttatatatccACGTTACAACGAAACAAGGCATAAAGCTAGACTTATGATGTTGATACTAAATTGGGTAGTCATTGAATTAGGTGCTCTCTTTGTTTCATTCATCTAAATGGATGCTCAAATTTATCACTATGTCTAAATAGCTAAAAGAGCCCAGGATAATAGTATGATAGTTAGATTTTTCAAGCGAGGCATTAAAGAATTGAATCGTAACTATTCCactataaaaattttctttcaatggGATAACTGAACACTGACCGCTCAAATGGATTTCCATAAACATTTCTCGATTTATCATCTATGAAAAATATCTGTTGGATCAAAccattcacctctaaaattaatcaattcaaataactagacatttaaatttaaataaaaaaataatcaaaggAGCAtccctaatttttttaaaaaaaataaaagagtctTAAAAAAAATGCCTTCActctttataaaaataaaaatcaaaatcaaaaataaaaatagcctttatttattttttataaacataattatttttaatttataaatttaaaattttagttgtTGTAAttgtttctcaattttatttactATTTGCAACAATCTATAAATCATCTCCCCATAAATTAAATctgaatttatatttttataaacaTGTAACTTATGTtcctaattattttttaaaattataaatctattcaatgtaaatatttttaaaatacaaagcatattaatcattttttaaagttaaatttcttTCACATATCAAACCTATTTCacatattattttataaaaatattttttctagttGACCTTCAAATATACCTCTCATGATTAATTTTGGACATGACCAATCTAATCCCATAAAAATTTTCCACCCAAATAAAAATTGACTCATGTTGAATAGATGTGATGCACTATTGCATTTAATTACCCTAATCTACGcatgttaatttttttatgaatttaaacATGAACAAAAGTGTTTGACAATGGGCATGAGTGGCCTTCCAAGGATAAGCTTTACAAGTCAGCCAAACACTTTTGCTACAAAGGTTTTATATTCATATTTAGCCTTTAAATACTCTTTCATACTCTATGATTAATCAACTAGAATCCGTGACTAGTAATCGACTCTAATGGATTGTATAtgatattaattttcataatcttTAGCTTGATAAGATCACCAAGTAATTACCAAAAGTATTTGATAAAATGTTTGACAGTTGCAAAGGCCTCTGATAGGTACAAAACAAACATTGTTGTACTTTTGAATTTGCATAATTGGACTATCCAAAACTTTGTCCAAAAGTGTCCAACAAATAACAAAAGAGTATATTTCTTTCTTTCATCTTAGTATCTTCTGTTGTCTAGATAACTTCCACTTATCTTTCTATCCAGCACACACTAAAGAAGATTTGATGTAAGGGAATGTAGCTCACCAACGTCCAAATGCAGCACGATTTCGATTGCATCGGATAGCGAGGTAGCAGTGTGATTTATGCTTCATATCTTACAATGGACCATAGAACGTGATAGTAGATCTATGTTCATTAACCGTGATGAAGcagaaatttgtttttttttcaaaaagttcTAAAAAAATATAACTTTCAGAAATTGCTGCAATAAAACCCTAAACTTTTTTTGGGGGAAAGAAAACAAGACAAAATCAATAAGATCTCCGTGCAATCGTGAGGATGACGAGATTAAGAAACAGATCCATGGGCGGCCAGACTTCAATATGTAGTTGAGAGTCTGAGTGCCCACATCTTGCTTCTCCGTCTGCGGAGGCAAACTTGGAGAGCATGACATTGTACGAGAAGGCGATGCCCCCGCAGGTCCCTTCGAAGGGGAAGAGGATCGAACAGAATACACGAAATGAGATGAGAACGGAGGAAGCTCAGAGAATATGAACCAGATAAGGCTTCACGTCGCCGGATTCGATGTGGAATCCAATTGGCGATCTGCGTTGAGAACGATTTTCTCACCATCGCAACCTCCgtcaagaaagagaagaaattaGAACGAGAATGAGGAAGGCGACTCAGGCACCTGAAGAGGCTGCAAGGGGAGGCGAGGAGGTTAATGGAGTTTAGGGCTACAGCCACCGTGCGGCAATTTATAGTCTGAATGACTTCTGGACCTCATGGGGCTCCAGCCCATTTTTTGGGCCGACAAGTAAAATTTGTGAGGACAAAAATGAAATCCAGCAAAAATCCAATTATGAACAAGAGCAATCTTAAGACAATTTCTGAATAACAGGAATCGGAAACACACTTTCTAGCAACCCAGACATCTCATGCCTGATGTCCAAATCGGTGACCTACTCTCGTTTCTTTTTCATCCGAACAAAATTTCCCTCTAATAATCCTTCTCTACCTAATTAGTTGACCCATGTGTATCAGCACTTGAGCTAATCTCCACCTACCAATTCCACTTCGTCTTCTCTATTCAACAATTGacaaccaatcgattgaattccGTTCTCCTTATCAAAATCGCATTTCATCTAACCAATCTCAATCACAATCGAGAAGCGGGAAACACGTATCAGAGCCAGATAACATCTCTATGTGTTATTAACTGACATTTGCAGAGCATTGGTTGGTGGTGACCGAGGCCCGGCGGAAGGTGTACAGCGTCAGCGTCAGGCTGCAGTTCATGGCGATCTCGATCTTGCGCTTGTACACGCCGAGCACGGTCACCTTCCCGGAGACGTCCGTGAAGCTGGTGAACTCAACGGTAGCCGTCCCGCTGGTTACCATCTCCGGCGTGACGTTCATCCGCCGCGCCACGCGTGTGGTCAGCACGTCCACCGTCGCGGTCAGTCGTGACGTCCGCCGCGCGCCCACCTTTCCCTCCGGCAAGTACGCCACTCCCACCGTCTCCCCGCCGTAGTAGAGTTCGGTGGCGCTGCGGCCGAAGCGGAACGACGCCACGTTGGGGTTCCTGAGGGACAGGTCGGCCAGCAGCGTGGCGTTGACGCACACCAGGCTGTCGCCGCCGAAGTCCCCGGGCTCGGCGCTGAAGCGAGGGAGGGAGATGTCGTTCACTGTCAGCGTGGGGTCCATGGCCCTGAGCACGGTGAGGGAAAGGATGAGGACGGCGAGGCCGAGGAGGAGGAGGGTGGCAGCGCAGCACCCGCAGCACCACAGCGCGCACTGCCTCTTCCGGAGGTACGGCACCGAGGGCCACCGGGTGGCCTCGTCGTGCTCACCGGTGCGGGCCTCGACCACGGCTGCCACCGCAAGGGGGGGCACCTGCTCCTTATCGTCCTGCTTCCAAGCATCAGCCATGTTGATTTGGCTATTAGAAATTTAGAATTACGGGTGTTTAAATTAATTGGAAGAGCGCTAGCGACCGAGATTTGTGGTCGTTTTTGCTTTGTTGACAGAGGCGACACGCCATCAGTGATCCGTCACTGACTACTGGTCCTTAAGATGTTGCCGTCGATTATTATATTAAACACACGGATTCTTTGTTAATTTTCCGGCTAGACCGAGTAATAAAACTTCTTTGGAAATTGGAACTGAGAGTCTAACCTTATTATTACTGCTGCAACAATAATTGAAAGTAAAGCAAAGATAATTTTCCGCGGGATAAAGACAAACTGGACAAAAAACAGAAGGgtttcagagagaaaaaaaaaacctgcTTGACTTGAAAGGGGAGCTCGGAGCCTCGGATAGCGGTCAGGAGCTGCCGTTGATGCAGAGGTATGTGGAAATCACCATAGAGAATAAAAGCAATGTGGAATCTCTTACATAAGGTACAGCAGGCAAATAGCAAGCACAACGCATTGTTAGTATTGTGATCTTCTGAGCAAAGCAACCGACCCAAACAATACGTACACATGATCCTGAATAGAGTGAAGTTTCAACTTAATGTCAAATACAAGGCATTCAACTTAGCTAGAGCACAACAAAGGCCCTGGACGTGCCAGTAAAATGACTAATTTTCCCAAGCAAACTCTTGGATGCACCAAAATGCCTTAATCTGTAGACGCCTGCAACAACTGTTTCAGGAATCCTCCACTCGATGGTTGCATGGCTACGGGAACTCAGCTTTGCTGGTCTCGACCACTTGAATCGTAAACAGAAATCATCATCATCGTATGCAGCTATCCAGTTACTACCGCTGTCTAGCATTTCCACCAGCGAGAATGTACCTTCACTCAGGACGTCATTCCGTGGGCAAGCAGACCAGAAAGTAGCTGTCACCAAGTCGCCTGGGTGGAATGTAGAGTTTTCACTAACATCTGTGAGAACATCCCCAAACTTAACTCCCATGGGGGTTGTGTCCATGACCACAGGCGGGAGGAAACCAATTTGCTTGCTCAAGAGATCTGGTGGTTGCAACTCTGTTTCAATGTTTTTGCCTTCTAAAAGGGCAGATGCAAGTTTTTCAAATTCCTGAATGTAACCACTGAGAGTGTGCGGACCATACAAAGTTGACGCCCCCTGGTGTAAAAACAGAAAAGCAGTCAATAAGGCTGTTAAAAATCTCAAGGGGAAGTAGCATTCATTAAAGTGGATGACAAAGACAACGAAAGTGTAAGAGTTTTGTGTTCTGTAAAATCAGAAAGAGAATTGGAAACAACTCTCATATTGTAGATTAAGCACCTCATATCTCTGAATCTCATACTCTTCAAATGTGGTAACATACTGCGAGTAAGTGTTTGACAATCCCGCAATAACAATGTGAATGTTGCTACCAAATTCGCCATTGCCATCACGAGTGAGTATTGCTCTCACAGCATCACGAAGACGCCTCCCAGCCATTGTAGTAAACTCTGAAAAGGGAAACACCATAATAATCTAAATTTTCAATGATTATGGAATGCAAATTACTTTTATGGATCAAGAATCTACATAAAGAAGTTGGAAATGCAGCAGAAAAATAATATGTTTTCCAAAAAGCTTTATGAAAAGAAGAAACATCGAGGTATACAAATTAAGTACCAGATGAGATGATACTGAAAAACACTTTTTTAAGTGCAAAAGTACACAAAGCATATACCTCCAGGCACACATAGGATGACCACCTGTCCTATACGGATTATCTGAATTGGAAGTATTGAAGGctggagaaaaaaaaaagaaattagtcAATTAGCCAAAAGGGTCAAGGGAATCAAGCAAAAAAGACAGACAGTTCCCTGGAAGGTAAAATCTTCCACTCATCAAATGCTCATCTAATTTAAGTTATAGATTCACAAGGTTTGATAGCCCACACACCtcatgtgtattttttttttaaatttctttagcttaaatactataatctaaaccctaaaccctaagatCCAAAAAaagtaaagcaaaaaaaaaatatacttggTGCTCACAAGGTGTGCACCGTGAGGTGTGTAGGCTAACATTCTCAATAGATTCACCTATATTGCAGATAAAAAATAGAGGGAAATAAACAGAATAAAACTTGTAGGCTAGCATTCTCAATAGATTCACCTATATTGCAGATAAAAAATAGAGGGAAATAAACAGAATAAAACTCACCGCCCAAGCATATGGTACTTGCATGTTACCAGTGTCCAGTAAAATTGGCTTTGGCTGCTGGCAAGTAACTTGATCACGGCTAGGTGTTTTCAGTGCGTTTCTCACTACTTTCCAGAAGGCATTGCCCTGAAACAACATagttagcacagttgaatgcccGATCAATGATTCTGCCAAGAAAAGTGGAACCGAGAAAAGCATTCCCAATACTCACCTTGACATCTCCCTGCTTAAAATCAAATGCTCCAGGACCATCTGTGGTTCCTGCAGCAAAAGCAAATCCCATGGCAGCTGGACATGTTTTCACAATTCCCTGACTTCCATTACTTGAAAGAAGGGTGACCTCTagatttgaaaaatctaaatagGTCTGACGATAATCAATTTTTCCTTTCACCAACTCAGATGCTGAATCAAAGAGTTCAACAGCCTTACTGAACTGCCTTTCACCAATGATCCTTGTGCTTTCAAATTCATCTGGGTatctgacagaaaccaaatataaggaattaaaagaaaaactataaatattgtgcaaaaaaaaaaaaaaattgatctatGAAGAAAATAAGAGATACCCTGGGCCTCGTCCATAGCAAAGTTCATTCTTCCCATTGCAGGTACTATGATTGAAATCGCAAGGGAGACCAGTATCGATACAGAAAGTTCCCAACACATTTGGACTCACATCTCCACAATTTGATTGGCAAAAGGCAGACACAAATTTGGGTTTTCCAGCTTGTGTATCTCGGACACGCTGAGAAATTCTTCCTGTACTTGATAATAATCTACCACCTGATGCCAGGAACGAAGATGCCAGCTGCATTAACTCAGAAGCTGCAAACAAAAAGTCACAAAAAGTGAAAAGATTTGGAAAGTATCAAGAGAGAAGGCAAAATTTTTATGTATCATCCAGAAGACTGTACAGCATATATGACTTACATTTATCATCTGGCTGAGGAATTATGATGGAGATTCTTCGATGAAGTACCTTCTGTTCAATGCCACTAGTAATTGTATCAGGATATGCACTGTCAGTTTGTTTAGGATAACCATTTTGTTCGGCCCAATCCTCCATAAATCTAGCAGCAGCTCCTTTGTTATCTCCACTTATCAAGGAGTTTGTTCGGCTCATTGAAGTACCATGAGTAGCAAACCAATTAAAACTACCAACAGGGCCCCATTCACCATCTACAAACTTAAGTAGGGTCATTTCTTTGTCAACATTATATTTGAATTGGCTACGCTCTGCAGGAGGATTGTTAAGATAGGCACTAGGACTGCGATTTATACTAGCCTCCAGAAGCTCTCCTGAAAATCAAAGAATATTCACATCAAATATGAAAATGCAGATGACTATCAATATTCGTTAGTAAGGATAAATGTGAACTGCCTAAATACTTATATTGCTCCTTGTTTTACAAAATGCTAATGGTAAAACAGATAGATGAACAGCACTTTATGACTGTCTATTCTGCTAATACGAACAAATACACATCAGCCTTATCTAATAAGTTTGCATACCCTTGTTCACAAAGATATCTCCTGGTCGAAGATTTTCATGGGCTTCAACTATGCTTTTTTCAATGCCATCTATAAGAACATCAAAAGATTGCTTTATAAAGCCAAGAGATGTTACAATGTACACAACATACTGGAGGTACCCCCCAGGCCCTGCGTGTGTGTGAATACCACTGATGGCTACATTTTTTTCATTGTACAAATCTCCATACCTGAAAAAGGTAAAAAGCATGTTTGAACTCAACAGGTGCAATATGTCAATTCAACAGGCATATTTAGATATTGTTCAGTTAAATAAGTAAAGCATAGCCATTGTCGCAAATATGTCCAAATCAGCAGAATTAAAGAACCATATGGTAATAGAAATGACTTAGTATACATGATGAACTTGAACTCCTAAAGTTAGATCATGAAAGATTATGAAAAGCGCATGCATGTGGTATAGCATGCATGTAAGTTTGACACATTACAGCTGAAAGCTTACCTTGATTTCAGTCTCTCAAGCACTTTGATTGTCACAAGCTGAGAAGCCATACATGCATCAAGGTTCACAAGAACCACACGGTTTCCTCCTGGCTCTGCAACAATAAATGTTCGAGCCTTAAGCCTAAAATGGACACCGGAAGCGATCTGTTCAGTATTAGCATATCCCATCATATTGGCATCTGCAGCTGGACCAGTTATGTCATAACTCCCAAGCCCAATTAAATATGTTGAGTCTGCTACTATTTTTCCAGTGTTATGTATACAAAtcagcagcaagaagcaaagccACATGTTTGCCATCTGACCAATGGTAAAATTGAGAGATGGAAAGGTAACTTCGGTAGCACTAGGGAAACAAAGGCCACCTTGAGCTAACCCTAACAAAAAGAGAAGTAGCTGATTAAATTATATacttagaaaatgagaaaaataGTTCAAGAAACATTATTCTGAAGATGTACAGAGACTGTAGGCTTATCTCAGCATATCTACTTGAATTTTGGCTTTAAAATCTGAGGCTGATTACCTAATGCTCTGAAAGAAAGTTCTTTGTGTAACAAGATTAACTTAAATTGCACCTAGAGGTGATGATGGGGAATAGAATGCACAAATATGGTATGAACACAGACCCCAGAAAAATATTCTAGATTCACCTCTGCTGATTATGGAACGATGTGGaaattgtgtgtgtgtgtgtgtgtgagttaCATAAACAGAAAACCACGAGTATTCAAAATCATGAGCATCCCACATGAAAAATAAGACGGTGAAGTAGCAAAACAAGAGCAAAAACGAAACTACAAGACAGGCTTGCAAAGATATCGAAAGTGCTAAACTCAGCGTATCGAACGCCGGCAGCAAACAGTTATATGTGTTTTATGTACGCTATGAAATTTAGGTTGCCTCAAATTTCACAAAATACATCCTTGAATTATCATAGCTAGTAGATAGATGCACCGGAGGCAGTGCTCAACCCTACTACGAGGAGGGTTTCCGATCAGCAGAGAGCGTGTGTTTGGACGAAGGTGCAAAAGCTTAGATTTTGTCGCCCAGAACCCCAATTCGGCAATAAGACAACCTTGGGACTCCAGTGGATCACCAACTAGCCATGATTTAAAGGGAAAGGCGGAGGGAAAAAATCAACGGCGAAGAGGAGATGATTGTGTCGGAGGAGGAGCAGGGACGgaaagatatctaaaaaaaagaaagaaaggaacTATAAGGTTGCTTACACGGAACGACGTTGTCCCTGAATGGGTTGGATTGGAGCCGTTGTCAACGAGGTGGCGATCAAGGGTCCGTTGAATGTTCGTTACGCCATCGATCGAAAAGGTCCAAGGAAGAGCGACAAATGGAGCGCCATAGACAAAGACGCCGAGCAGAAAACGGCCATCAGCAGTAGATCGTGCGAGCGCTACTGGTGGCCGGGGTCGTGACGGTCGCGCGGTGCCCGCGGCGAGCTCGTATGAGTTAGGTTGTGAAGAAGCAGGCCGGTGCTCGAGTTATCGGGTGGTGGAGCTCAAATGAAGAAGTACCCACCAGCCCACTCAAAATCTTCTGATGCTCTATTTAGTCAGAAAATCGGGAAAGTATCTCGACGGCAATCTATTCATTTATTCGTGGGCATTTGGGTGCCAGCTGCGCTTGAGATAAGAGCATCTACGAGATAAATGTTGGTGTGGTACTGACGTCCAATTATTCATCAAATTTCTCACTGagatcttttaaattttataatcaaattttttttcaattaaatatttataattccATCTATTAAATATCTTGTTTTTaaatatcttaaattttataatcaaatatcttatcaatcaaatatttataacttcattattattttattaatttacatttaattttatatttaaataaaattaataatactaatttcataaatattttttacttaatatttagatatatttatttactaaatattttttacttaatataTTTACTTAATTAAAAAGAACACAACAACTGCTGTAGCTGCCGCTGCCGCTGCCGCTGCTGCTGTAGTCTTCTTTAGTTTTTTAATTACAAAAGACGATGGAGAGATATGATGAGAGATATTTAAATTGAGGGGATAAATATCTCCAATTATTAATACTCTAAGATGTCAATTTTCAACGGCGAAAAACAATTGCTTCTATTCTCGTCCATTTGGCAATGCTATAAGTTAACCCtataagttattttcttttatataatTTGGAGACAAATTATGACATCTGAGATAAATAATCATATTTTACTAAAATTTTAGCTATgagtacttaaaaaaaaaaactttttctctAATAAAAAATGGGCATGCtagtcaaaataaatttttatgagcGCTCTCCGATTTACTCTAATGATGatgaaaaatttaagtggggtcGGATCAATTCTCTTAATATTAGTATGCTAAAAAAGCTAGATATCTCATGGATGTTTGTTATAATAGATCTTGGAAgttaattctataaaaatatcatgttgaATATatgatgtttttatttttctcatgCTAAAAGGTTACTGTGTTATAATAAATACTTTTATAAT is a window encoding:
- the LOC121981935 gene encoding uncharacterized protein LOC121981935 — its product is MADAWKQDDKEQVPPLAVAAVVEARTGEHDEATRWPSVPYLRKRQCALWCCGCCAATLLLLGLAVLILSLTVLRAMDPTLTVNDISLPRFSAEPGDFGGDSLVCVNATLLADLSLRNPNVASFRFGRSATELYYGGETVGVAYLPEGKVGARRTSRLTATVDVLTTRVARRMNVTPEMVTSGTATVEFTSFTDVSGKVTVLGVYKRKIEIAMNCSLTLTLYTFRRASVTTNQCSANVS
- the LOC121981934 gene encoding neutral ceramidase-like, which codes for MANMWLCFLLLICIHNTGKIVADSTYLIGLGSYDITGPAADANMMGYANTEQIASGVHFRLKARTFIVAEPGGNRVVLVNLDACMASQLVTIKVLERLKSRYGDLYNEKNVAISGIHTHAGPGGYLQYVVYIVTSLGFIKQSFDVLIDGIEKSIVEAHENLRPGDIFVNKGELLEASINRSPSAYLNNPPAERSQFKYNVDKEMTLLKFVDGEWGPVGSFNWFATHGTSMSRTNSLISGDNKGAAARFMEDWAEQNGYPKQTDSAYPDTITSGIEQKVLHRRISIIIPQPDDKSSELMQLASSFLASGGRLLSSTGRISQRVRDTQAGKPKFVSAFCQSNCGDVSPNVLGTFCIDTGLPCDFNHSTCNGKNELCYGRGPGYPDEFESTRIIGERQFSKAVELFDSASELVKGKIDYRQTYLDFSNLEVTLLSSNGSQGIVKTCPAAMGFAFAAGTTDGPGAFDFKQGDVKGNAFWKVVRNALKTPSRDQVTCQQPKPILLDTGNMQVPYAWAPSILPIQIIRIGQVVILCVPGEFTTMAGRRLRDAVRAILTRDGNGEFGSNIHIVIAGLSNTYSQYVTTFEEYEIQRYEGASTLYGPHTLSGYIQEFEKLASALLEGKNIETELQPPDLLSKQIGFLPPVVMDTTPMGVKFGDVLTDVSENSTFHPGDLVTATFWSACPRNDVLSEGTFSLVEMLDSGSNWIAAYDDDDFCLRFKWSRPAKLSSRSHATIEWRIPETVVAGVYRLRHFGASKSLLGKISHFTGTSRAFVVL